The following coding sequences lie in one Thermodesulforhabdaceae bacterium genomic window:
- a CDS encoding enoyl-CoA hydratase/isomerase family protein encodes MTSMELTKDGSVFVLTLTNGDGANTFTKDVLEEYLAIFDQIEATKENASLVITSNSSKFWCTGINLDWLSQQPREYFMEFARLMDKVYFRAALLNLPTIGCLTGHTFAGGAILSATLDFRFMREDRGWFCLPEVDIKIPFTLLMQEVVETLPNPRAVKDLILTGARIGGKEAAELGIVDGAFSEAELFPKTMDFARKMAEKDRETYTKIKRNWRRRIASLRQVVMGD; translated from the coding sequence ACTCACTAAAGACGGATCTGTTTTTGTCTTGACTCTCACAAATGGAGATGGAGCTAATACCTTCACAAAAGACGTTCTTGAAGAATATCTTGCAATCTTCGATCAGATTGAAGCTACAAAAGAAAACGCATCATTGGTGATCACCAGCAATTCATCCAAGTTCTGGTGCACAGGCATCAACCTGGATTGGCTAAGCCAACAGCCTCGAGAATATTTCATGGAATTTGCAAGGCTTATGGACAAAGTCTATTTCAGAGCGGCACTTCTGAACCTTCCAACTATCGGGTGTCTTACGGGTCATACTTTCGCTGGAGGCGCCATTTTGTCTGCGACCTTAGATTTTCGCTTTATGCGAGAAGACCGGGGCTGGTTTTGCTTGCCTGAAGTGGATATAAAAATCCCCTTTACGCTTCTCATGCAGGAAGTAGTTGAAACACTTCCAAATCCCCGTGCAGTAAAGGACTTAATTCTGACTGGAGCAAGAATTGGAGGCAAAGAAGCGGCAGAACTCGGGATTGTAGATGGTGCTTTTTCCGAAGCAGAACTTTTCCCCAAAACGATGGATTTCGCCAGGAAAATGGCTGAAAAAGATAGAGAAACCTACACCAAAATCAAGCGCAACTGGCGGAGGCGAATTGCCTCTCTAAGGCAAGTCGTTATGGGCGATTGA